A stretch of Fusobacterium sp. DNA encodes these proteins:
- a CDS encoding BREX system Lon protease-like protein BrxL, whose product MKKTKIQLIPMLSVMKESIKNPRLSYADIESKISSTYEDFLDHSFSINDNFNLIINSTGRDGKNMLAKEKIIYSMLIIPQLQNAVHLWAYGRPSLGKSYLFKNVFSSTSTSISGNITIPQLCGSLRENKAESILFTFKSLAFEDIQSFPLTTEIVGKLLDILSTGNISRSEKESKVTDSSIIFIGNYRDDIESKLQENPYDNLQESVSTSFNEKLNTEAFKSRVSIVPLWLCRTLPLIKDSSSFGVKIDFLLDKFSELRSQVPLVNDFSNLSMERLKNNARSLTNGFYKIGYFSSLVDGDTNFSPLDIEAFNFISEKIAMLPFSNKKLVLTGNEAINQLWIKLSQDFMPYPITSITEAYVDENRVTLRFKEEPEVLYKIAIDPKGIEYNAKEVEIFSEADEFLKEELVPVVSIRNDNIVIKAITKSSVLSSYQKINHIDSLIGDHMNIEELKASCTDQNFIKMFDFLMERLTKETSVLKNELNEIKKYNHKILMECTTKEQRLAIGFYKPSKEEYEELINEEIEIIQKMTSTHKELFKNYYFTFDKNSKRSTLLHYFFLRNENLSFQNISELSDRVGAL is encoded by the coding sequence GATATTGAAAGTAAAATTTCAAGTACCTATGAAGATTTTCTTGATCATAGTTTCTCTATTAATGATAACTTTAATCTTATCATTAATAGTACTGGTAGAGATGGAAAAAATATGTTGGCAAAAGAAAAAATTATCTATTCTATGCTCATAATACCACAGTTACAAAATGCAGTTCATTTATGGGCTTATGGTCGCCCTTCTCTTGGAAAATCATATCTCTTTAAGAATGTTTTTTCCTCTACTTCAACCAGCATAAGTGGAAATATTACTATCCCACAATTATGCGGTAGTTTAAGAGAAAATAAAGCTGAAAGTATTCTTTTTACTTTTAAATCTCTTGCTTTTGAAGATATCCAAAGCTTTCCTTTAACTACTGAAATAGTAGGAAAGTTATTAGATATTCTCAGTACTGGTAATATAAGCAGAAGTGAAAAAGAATCCAAAGTTACAGATAGTAGCATCATTTTTATTGGAAATTATAGAGATGATATTGAAAGTAAACTTCAAGAAAACCCATATGATAATCTCCAAGAAAGTGTAAGTACTTCTTTTAATGAAAAACTCAACACAGAAGCTTTTAAATCTAGAGTATCTATTGTTCCCTTGTGGTTATGCCGTACTTTACCACTAATTAAAGACAGCTCTTCATTTGGAGTCAAGATAGATTTTCTACTTGATAAATTCTCTGAACTTCGTTCTCAAGTACCTTTAGTAAACGATTTTTCCAATCTAAGTATGGAAAGACTAAAAAATAATGCTAGAAGTCTTACCAATGGTTTTTATAAAATAGGATACTTCTCATCATTAGTTGATGGTGATACTAATTTTTCTCCACTTGACATAGAAGCATTTAATTTTATATCAGAAAAAATAGCAATGCTTCCATTTAGCAATAAAAAATTAGTATTAACAGGGAATGAAGCTATTAATCAGCTTTGGATAAAGCTATCACAAGATTTTATGCCCTATCCAATAACTTCAATCACTGAAGCATATGTTGATGAAAATAGAGTTACTCTTCGCTTTAAAGAAGAACCTGAAGTGCTTTATAAAATTGCTATTGATCCTAAAGGCATTGAATATAATGCTAAAGAAGTAGAAATCTTCAGTGAAGCTGATGAATTTTTAAAAGAAGAACTTGTCCCTGTTGTTTCTATCAGAAATGATAATATTGTTATAAAAGCCATTACCAAATCTAGTGTTTTAAGTTCTTATCAAAAAATAAATCATATAGATTCTTTAATTGGCGACCATATGAATATTGAAGAGCTAAAAGCTAGTTGTACTGATCAAAATTTTATTAAAATGTTTGATTTTTTAATGGAGCGCCTTACTAAAGAAACTAGTGTGTTAAAAAATGAATTAAATGAAATAAAAAAATATAATCATAAAATTCTTATGGAATGTACTACAAAGGAACAAAGATTGGCAATAGGCTTTTATAAACCTTCTAAAGAAGAATATGAAGAATTAATAAATGAAGAAATTGAAATCATTCAAAAAATGACTAGTACCCACAAAGAACTTTTTAAAAACTACTATTTCACATTTGATAAAAATAGCAAAAGAAGTACTTTACTTCATTATTTTTTTCTTCGAAATGAAAATTTAAGTTTTCAAAACATATCTGAACTCTCAGATAGAGTAGGAGCTTTATAG